Below is a window of Nicotiana tabacum cultivar K326 chromosome 19, ASM71507v2, whole genome shotgun sequence DNA.
agatcgtgaataatcacttgcaattcctggacttgggtaataacagacttgctatctaccattgtGTAGTCCAAACATTTAGCGGCAATAAATTTCTTTAACCCGGCATTTTCTgttttgtatttcctttcaagCGCTATCCACGGTTGTTTTGACGTCTCCACATTACTATAGACGTTATACAGATCgtcctccagtccgctaagaatgtaattcttgcatagaaaatcagaatgcttccacgactcagtcacgagaaagcgttcattttcTGGAGTTTCGTCGGGCAGAATAGGAACATCTTCCTTAATGAACTTCTGCAGATTTAAAGTCGTCAAATTGAAGAATGTCGTTTGCTTCcaccgcttgaaatcaatcccgagaATGTTTTTGAGTTTTTCTGCCGGTGCAAATGCTGGTGTTGTTCGGCTTGTCAatgcattggcagtcaccatAGGAACAGTCTGGTTCCCATTGTCAttcgtcatttctgtaaaagaatgacacaaaaaaacgttaaaatcacgtagattttaatctcaaATGGAGTataaaaccacaaaggttttagtcttCAGAGCAGTGAGtataacacaagtacagaaaatattaaattccttaagcttgatagaaaattgtatttttaaaataattctggagaagataaaataacatataaagaGAAATGTAAAAGAAACAAGATTTAATCTGAGCTCACTGAATTTACAGTGTTTTCTTAAGGAATCTattcccctcctagtacccaaggttgtggattatttcctcctaggatagagcgaattacacactggtgtagcggtagtTCAAACTCCAGtctttcagcgaacacaaagatcggtagcaaatcacacttactgttgctttctttgtAGTTAAAACAATACAGAAGAAATGAGGAGAACTCAGAAATTCGTATGGAAAATCTGAAAGAATGGACTGGTATTTATAGCCAATATTGAGCTCAAACTGAAAaggtgcaactcttcaaaactgaagaggtgcaactctttaGAAGGGTTGTTTGTGTAAAAAAAAGGCAATAACGTAAATGGCTTTTACAAAAAGCGAAGGGCATATATTGTTccgttggatttaatattaatttttcgtTTACAAAAAAACGGATATTTAACaatatttctgttaatatttactattaacaaataaatttggtccaaaaaattaatcagtcaattgaccaaatccgaagtcgaagccgagcgagcgacgacgacgacggtacgaggcttgccttcttcttaactctttaagagctagaagaagagaaaTTGTATATATACTTATCAAAAtctttttcctcttccaatatgggactatgtccctttgtcaaggagggaaactcaaatattttcaattttcctctatttctcattcaccctcttttaagctatATTTAAGCTTAAAAACCCAATAATGCTCTCATAACCGCCTACCTACTAAATCATATCTTCATCATATAGGCTTAGATATTGATATAGTTTGTTAAATATGTAAGGGAACCAATGAATCCATAATCCATATACTCTTCAAATGTCCAATAGCCCAATCCTTTTGGAAAGAcgcgagacttgccttcttcttaattctttaagagctagaagaagagcagttatatatatacccatcaaaaactttttcctcttccaatatgggaccatgtccctttgtcaaggggGAAAACTCAAGTATTTTCAATTTCTCatcattttccattcaccctcttttaagctacatttaaGTTTAAAAACTTAACAATGCTCTCATAACCGCCTACATACTAAATCATATCTTCATTATATAGGCTTAGATATTGGTACGGTTTGTTCAATATGTAAGGGAACTAATGAATCCATAATCCATATACTCTTCAAATGTCCAATAGCCCAATCCTTTTGGAAAGAAATAATCTCACAAAACCAAACTCTAGACCTCAACTCTGACCACTGACTCATTAATCTCAAAGACTTGCCTATTAATATTGACCACTTAAATCTCACCTGGAATGAATTCTTCTCTTTCGCCGTTTGGCACCTATAGCTCAATAGGAATAACAACCACTACAATAGCTTCTGTAACCTACTCACCCTTAATTTTTGTCGCCATGCATTGCATGAAATACAAATACTCCACTAACTCACCAAACCAAAACAACAATGTCACCCAAATAGCTGTAaagtgcccccccccccccataaaaCTCAACATTGATGAGGTGTTCAAAGGTAGTTATAAAAAGGTAGGATTGGTAACATTTTTCGGAATAACTCTGGGGACTGGGTTCTAGGCTATCATATCCCCGCTTATGGCTACACCTCAACCTACATGGAACTTTTTGCACTAAAGAATGGCCTTCATATTGCAcaaacaaataattttcataGCTTGAAAATTGAAACTGATGTTACAGATACTTCAATTGCTTTGCTATAACAACTATTCCTTCTACACTAACATTGTTAATGAATGCAGGTTACTACCGAAGAAAATGGGGAATCCAATGATCTGGCATAACTTTCGAGAAGGAAATAAAGTTGCACATGTTTTGGCTACAGAAGAATCCAAGCAGTCAAGCACCACTCCCCTATCAATAATAATCTACCCGCCTAACGCATTTTATAAACTACTTCATGAAGACAGAACTAGAGCACTTAGTATTAGACTAGTATCTACTAATGTATTAAATAGTTTGGCTGAACTTGAAAACCTTAATAGTATTTGTAATCCTATTGAGACATCACTCTCATGTAATGTCACTAATTAagtattaataatattttgtcgttcagcaaaaaaacaaaaaaaaaactcctAAAAGATTATTTACCGCTTATAAAATGTAACTTAAATATATACTTAATACATATTATATTATAACAGAAATAATAAACTTTGTGATTAATTTTTAAAAGGACcattctatttataattttaataaacttaagttataatttataataaggtatataataatttaattatagGTTCATAAAAAGTAgcatataaatttttttaaaatttagaaattttaatTAAGATGACACCATTAACTATTTACAATATACAAGGAGAATTAATTTATTTAAGGGAGAAGGAAATAATAAAAGAGTTAGGGGGCATCATCGAACCAATTAACATATGAATTATAATAATTTTTGGAGTGGAGTTAAAGAGTCCGTTAAAATGGgaacttttgagttttgagtactcaattataaaatatttattcTTATACACACTTAAAAGAGTTTATAGAAATATCAAGCCTTAGtatgataaataaattaacatGATAAAAAGTTCAGCATATCAAATGAGCCTCTTAGTTTGTGACACAAACTTCTAAGAATTAAAATTGACTTCTAATAAAAAGAGTGCAAATCGTAGGGCATAATTATTATATAGAGGAATTAATCAAGCATGCAACCTTGTAGTTGGGGCTTGGGACTTTTATGTAATTACAATGCTGCTTCAATTGAATTGAAAAAATAGATATTTTACTTAAATGTGTGTCCAAGAGTAATTCGAGTTTAGTTTTCAATGGAGAACAAATATATGAAAAAGAACCCGTTTAAACTAGGCATGCATTAATTATCATAATGAAATAAATACGAGATAAATTTACTCGTATCAATTTGATTCATCTTTTCTTAAATAATGGTAAAACATttagttttaataaaaaataatatattaatcGAGATCAATTATATATTAGTATCATCAGAGAAAGGGTAAGGTACAGAAGAAAAATAAGGACGAATAGGATAGAAAAAAGTTATAATCGAATAATTGTAAGTGTATGAATGGTAGCGCATATAGATAAACTGCAAgcagtggcgaagccagaaaATTCAATAAGGTGTTCAGACTATTGTTAGTGGGTTATGTAAGGGTGTTCAGActttatttttaatcaataataagtaatattttaccttatacgtaGTATAATTTTCGGCtaagggtggtcagttgaccacccttgggCCAATATAGCTTTGTCCCTGACTGGTAAAAATtacacggggcgccctatttggtcaccctcatttaacctatacttactttttaaaaaagttttaacaTGTACCCACCTTTTAAATAACTTGAGGCCCCTttctcctccttcattttctcctcctctttctccttcttcatctgcttcttcttctcctccttctctTTCTCCCCCTCCTTcgttttctcctcctcctcctgcttctcctcctccttcttcttcttcttcttcttcttgtgacaatgattttatatggtaGTTGTAAAcatattttaatatagtttatgATATTTTACAATGGTGAGCTGTTATGACACTTTATTGTTTATACTATTGCTtaaggtttcttcttcttcttctttttcttaattgcaaaatgggttaattagatttattgttattttgacaaattgatgattgaggTTTGTTcctgatgatatttggaggttatgtttcaaatttgagctcaattggagtagatttaggtattaaatcatatattggattgttataattcgacgaacaaatttctgtttctgggcaatttgcacttcgtgccttttggccttaagtgcatctaaaATGtaattttcacttcagacttattggccttaagtgtagcaaaatgtttgttgcacttcagaccttttggccttaagtgtatctgaagtgcaatttttcacttcagacttattgaccttaagtgtagcaaaacgtttgttgcactttagACCTTTTGgacttaagtgcatctgaagtgtaatttttcacttcagacttattggcattaagtgcatgaaaccattggttacCCTTCatacctatttggccttaagtgcatctgaagtacaaattttcatttcagacttattggcattaagtgaatgaaaacgtttgttgcacttcaaactttttggccttaagtgcatttgaagtgcaattttttacttcagacttattggccttaagtgcatatgaagtgcaatttttcacttcagacttattagcatttaagtgcatgaaaccatcgGTTGCACTTcaaacctatttggccttaagtgcatttgaagtgcAATATCACTTtagactaatttttttttaacttcagacccgataagtctgaagttgatcgtAATGTGGGTATGTTTGCAAACTTTTTTGTAAAGTGAGTATAGATTCAATTGTGACCCAAAAATCGGGTATTGATGCAAAAGCTAGTAACTGCTTTTTCTCATTCTTACAGTAAAAAGCAACAATAAGAAATATGTTTTTATAGTTCAATTTGTAAATTATTCTCATATATCCACAAAAGTCTTTCTTGCCCGCtatgttcatataaataatttaaaatttaaaatgttATAATGATAATCAAACATACATAGATTACGCAAAATTAGGGCACACCGAGATAGAGCAGAGCACCATCGGCCAAATTGAAGATGACGAGAATTCCTCTGCTGCGTTACTCTTGCAATGGTATTTCCTTTAGCTCATCTTTTGCTATTTCCCGTTCGAGTTCGGAATTTATAATCAGAGATTATTCTTCTTTTCATAGCAATATTGAGAATGTCAAGTGTTTAGATGATGCTCCGAGTCTCTTTCGTCAAATGGTCAGAACGCAGCCTCTTCCTTCTGTTTTCGACTTCTCCAAATTATTAAAGACTATGGTAAATACGAAGCATTACTCTGCCGTTGTTTCCCTTTTTCGAGAAATGCGGAAATTAGGCATCCCAATTAATGATTTCATCTTAAATATAGTGATTAACAGTTATTGCCTAATGCATTGTTCTGACTGCGGATTTTCAGTACTAGCCATTTACTTGAAGAATGACATTCCATTTGATGTTATCACATTTAACACCTTACTAAGGGGACTCTTTACTGAAAATAAAATCAAAGATGCGGTTAACTTGTTCAAAAAGTTGGTGAGAGAGAATATTTGTGAGCCTGATGAAGTCACGTATTTGACAGTCATGAATGGGCTTAGCAAAAGGGGCCATACTAAAAAAACTTTCGATTTGCTAAGAGTAATGGAACAATGAAGCATCAAGCCAGACACTAGAATCTATAACGTTGTTATAGATGCTCTTTGCAAGGATAGAATGATGGATGCTGCTATTAGCCTTTTGAGCGAAATGAAACAAAAAGGCATtcctccagatgttgtcacatatAGTTCATTGATTGATGGTTTCTGTAAGTTTGGTCAGTGGGAAAAGGTTAGGACTTTGTTCTCTGAAATggtaaatattaatatttatccTAATGTGCAAACCTTGACCATAGTGACCGATGGACTATgcaaagaagggaaagttgaagATGCCGAGGAGGTAATGAGACACATGATCGAAAAAGGTGTAGAGCCAGATGTGGTCACCTACAGTGTGATAATTGATGGATATTGCTTACGCGGTCAAATGGATAGAGCAAGGAGAATTTTTGATTCCATGATTGACAAGAGCATTGAGCCTAACATTTTTAGCTATAACATATTAATAAATGGATACTGTAAGAAAAAGAAATTGGATGAGGCCTTGCATTTGTttcatgaaatttctcaaaatggATTGAGACCTGACATTTTCACCTACAATACTATCTTGCAAGGTCTATTTGATGTTGGAAGAACTGACTTTGCGCAAAAATTCTTTGTTGAGATGCAATCTACAAGGCTCAAACCTAATTTATGCACTAATCGCATTTTGCTCCGTGGTTATTTTCTGAATGGACTTGTTGAGAAAGCTATGTTGCTATTTCATGagttggaaaaaaagagagaagatatTGATATTGAACTTTACACTGTTATTATTGACGGATTGTGCAAAAATGGTCGGCTCGAAAAAGCTCATGCTATTTTTGAGAAGCTTTCTTTGATTGGATTGTTTCCCAATGTGATTACATACACTACAATAATTAATGGACTATGTCTAGAAGGGTTGTTAGATGAAGCTAAAGATATGCTAAGAAAAATGGAGCACAATGGTTGTTCGCCAATCAACTGCACTTACAATGTTATTGTGCAAGGATTTCTCAAGTGTGGCAAAATTAGTGAAATGAACACTTTTTTGAAGGAAATGAGTGGAAGGGACTTCTCGTTTGATGCAAGTACTGTAGAGTTACTAATAGACGTTTCAGCAAAGGATCCTTCTTTGCTTAATATGATACCACAATTTCACTCGGGAAGTTAGAAGTGAGTATTTATTTCACTTGTTATCAATATGATGTAATTTCCTTTTACCTTGGCCAAAGAAATCGCATCCAATGGAATGGCAGAAGGTGAAAGCACCACAATTAGAACATTGCTTAAGCTTTCCAAGCTAGCTTATTTAAGAGGTACACCTGTTctgatttttaattcttttgcCGCTCTGCTTTTTGTTCTGAATCATATTTTATTGCACTCTTAATATGAGAAGTAACACGAGTTTCCTTATGTGTGCACATTATAAGTCTAGGATTATCATTTTCAGTGGTATTTAGTCATCTTCAGGTGTTATCATTTTCTAAGTTTTTGAATATCAATAACAACTTCATGCCATATGAGAAGCTTCTTTCTGTGTTCCATGAGGGAGTGCAATGTGGTGCTGGCATGGTCCCTGGAGTCGATAATGTCATACACGTGCCACTCTTACTATACTGCTAATAATTGAATTTTTACCGTTGAGTCACCAAAAAATAATGTAACTAATCGTCCATAAAAGGTGATActaattacttgaaaaataaaataggttTAGCTTACAACACTTATTGGAAAATACAACAAACAAAGTAAAGGATCCATACAGGTTATAATAGTTAGTTGAGATTAAGGTATGGTTATTCTTCTTAAACTTACATTAGGTCTCATATTTAGCGGAAATATCTTTACTTTGGTTGGAGATTTATATGTCAATGAAAATCGAGGCAAGTGCACAGATAGTCATTCTCAAGGATGTTATTTATATccgaaattttaaactaaaaatcttaacttatGGATTTGATTCATTGATCGATTGATTGATAGATATCTATATACCCGTTTGAAGGGAAAAATCAAGTACATACGTGTGTTAAGTTTTAGGATCATATAAAGGAGAGAAAATATGTTATGAAGAACATACAAAGCGCATATATTAAAGAAGCCGATATAGCAAATATCAATTTGCCAGAACTAAGCCTACATATTATTTCTTGGAGAATAGTGTTCTCCCTGATTCTTGCACATAAAAGTAAAACTGCTCTTGTAATTTCAAAGAGGACTTATCTTTGGATCGACTATCTCACTTGGTGCTGGCCAACTGTGCGCGGAGAAGCTTAGCAGCGGCTACCATGTTGCTGAGAGCGGGATTAACTTCAGTATACTTGCGCGTCTTGAGGCCACAATCAGGGTTAACCCAGAGGATGTTGGTATCAAGAACTGCAAGCATTTTGCTGATTCTATCAGCAATTTCTTCTGCCGATGGAATCCTTGGCGAATGGATGTCGTATACTCCAGGGCCAATGCCAGCACCATACTTCACTCCTTCACGGAAAACAGAAAGAAGCTTCTCATCTGACCTGGAGTTCTCGATCGTGATCACGTCAGCGTCCATGTCGATAATTGAATGGATGATGTCATTGAAGTTTGAATAGCACATGTGGGTGTGAATCTGTCACAACAAATGGCAACAATGATCAGAATCAtataaaagaagataaaattctaCACACCTTTTTTTACTAATAAACCAGCAAGGCTAGCTGGCGTATGGTCTGAAACTCGGTGGCTAATAACCTACCCCTCTACCCTTCTCTACTTAAAAATCATTGAACTCGTGACATGCGCCTAACCCACACATCATGTGCTACGCTTTAACTACTGCAACAAAGCTTTGAGGTAAAGAAGAAAATTACTACCATAAAGAAAAAAACTTCCCTAATAACACAAAACACCTCCCGGCTCTACCGAGCTCTTAGCTTTATCAGACAATTATTGGGAAAAAAGCACCAATTTCACACATATGGATTTGCTTATGAGTCTTTCCATCCCCTTGTTTCAATACCGTTGGACATGGGAAACATTATGTTCCTTAAACTTTTCTAATATTCTTATCCTTTTTCTTCCTGCTCTGTGAGGAGAGGCGAAGCAAGGATTTGAGGAAGTGTTACtttgtacatattcaatgaatttcttaagacaaatacaagATTTGGACCAAAGCTActtgggttcggccgaacccgtatCCCACATGCTAGCTCCGCCCCTGTCTGTGAGTGAAGGGGTGCATGAATTTCGGGAGCTAGTTTAGTAGGATAATACATAGACTATCCAGGATAGATATTTTGATGTAGGAAGAGAACTTTTGAAGAAGAAGCTAACATAAGATACTTTTGCACAtacttataattatatttataatgaAAACTTAGAGTGAATATGGACCTGTGTAGTGTCTTGAACACCACAGTTGGTTATCCTGAATGAATGTACAGCCCAGTTCAAGTAGAAAGCTTCCTCGGATTTTCTAAGAGGCAAACCCTCTCTCAAAGCAGCTTCATCAATCTGAATGACATTAATACCAGCCTTTTCAAGATCTTCAACCTCATCCTTAATAGCCAAAGCAATTTGATAGCAAGTCTCAAACCTAAAAAAACAACAACGAATCAGTTAAACTAAAAGTGCGGCGGGAAAGAAAGATAGACTATTGTGTTCAAGCTTAAGAGTTCGAACCTCGGCTGGTCATCTCTAACAAAAGACCAGTTTAAAATAGTAACAGGACCGGTAAGCATTCCCTTCATCGGGCGCTTACTCATGCTCTGTGCCAGTGAAGACCAAAAGACGGTCATTGGTTTCGGGCGACTAACATCACCGTAGATAATTGGTGGCTTAACACAGCGGGATCCATATGATTGAACCCATCCATTGGCTGTAAAAGCAAAGCCAGATAATTGCTCCCCAAAATACTCAACCATATCGTTTCTCTGCATTTTGATGATGAAATTTAAATGTTCTCAGCTTCTTTGACATAAGCATATAGACAATTACTTGACTTCTATATCTCACCTCCGGCTCTCCATGCACAAGAACATCAATGTCTAGCTCTTCCTGGAGTTTGACTACTTTGCTGATTTCCTCTGTTATATACTTGACATATCCTTCCCCCGAGATCCTTCAATAGTCAGAGGAAAATTTTTTTAGGGGTTTTTTATTTTTGGCCCGTCGGCAGAAATTAATTGTGGGCGCTAGCCCaaatatacaaaacatatacactgattatgtatattatatgtatatttatgtatattataCTTAATATACAAAACACATACATTTGCCCGCTATTATCTTTTACGGCAGCCCAAAAATTTAACATGCAGACATAAACCATAACAATATTAAAAAGAGTAACTGCACAAGTAAATAGCTAACTTGTTAGCCTTGTATTCTCGGCGAACTTTTCTTAGCTCTAACGTCTGAGGGAAAGAACCAATAGTAGTGGTTGGAAGAACGGGAAGATTCAGCTTcttctgttgagcttccaaccttaCACTGACATTTGTGGCTCGGCGATGATCAGAGCCCTTCAAAGAAGCAGCCTGAACATGAGATGCGAATTATGAGTCGATAATTCCAAACAGCTTAAACTATAATAAAATCGATATAAATTATAGAACACCTAAATATACTTACAGCCTTCTGAACAGCCTCGTTTGTCACTCTAGGAGAGGATTTTCTGGAAGTGCGAGCTGCAGCATTAGCAGAGAAGAACGCCTGCAGACAGAAACTTCATTGTAAAATATGACCAATATTACGATTTAAAGATTCATTACTATTTAAATCCGATTATGTTCTAGATTTATCTTTGCCTAATCCAGAATGATGATAAATCTTCCATGTAGATAATTAACATAAATATGTAAAATACCTCGTCTCTTTGGCCAGCTAATGCCTTTGCCAATGCATTGACTTCCACCAATTTTTGTGCAGCAAATGCAAGCCATGACTTAATTTCTTCATCCAACTTAGTCTCATTCACTAAATCAACTGCAGTGTGGAGAAGCGAGCAGGACGTGGAGACCACAAGCTTGTCTGAGGAAAAGAAATGCccaaaaacatcactcatatgctTCCAATAATGCATGGACTAAGATCATTTTCACTTATAGAAATAGTTATATATAGTTGCAAAGATTTCactaatttcatttatttccttatttCGAGATAAAGCAAAGAGCAAACCAAGGATTCACTTTACTGGTACACGTCTAAAAATCAACATGCAGACCAAAAGTGTAGAAAGTCTTCCAAATTTTGGAAGACTAACGTTGTATAGATAAATGTGGTGATAACAAAGGATAATGGAATAACCAAACAGCCGAAATTGCTCGACTGCAATACTTCAAATTTTGAAACAGATCTTTTGGTGCCTATTCTATGCCGTTAAATTCCCTAATGAAAAGCTAGAGAACAAAAAGGAAATCACGTGGACTCAGATTTCACGATTCAACCTATAAAAGTGCAGTTATAACGAATTACCTTTTCCAACTATGTTCTCAAGAGCTTGCAAGGTGCTGAGAGAAGAAGCAAGATCGTTAGCCCATATATTCCTCCCATCAACTACTCCGGCGAAAAGATACTTTTCCGAAGGAAAACTGCTCTTGATCAAATCAAGAGTCTTCGATCCACGAACTAGATCAAACCCCAATGCAGTCACACCTTTTAAAGCGGTCACTGTTTTGAAAGCTTCAGCAGGAACATCGGCAAAGTACGTCTCGATGAGGACGTTTAAACCAGAAAGTGATGACTCTAATTCTGAGTAGGCATGAGAAAATTCCCGTAATTGATGAGAATCAAGATCTTTAACAAGAGTAGGCTCATCAAACTGAATCCAACTCGCACCAGCTGCCTTCAGTTCAGTAATGACTTCCCTAAATGAGCAGCACGATATAAGGCAGTTGTGGTGAACATTTTGAGATAGATATACaggaataaataataaataaggggAATTTGTTTGATCTTACTTGTAAACAGGAAGAATCTTGTCAATCAGTGAGAGAAGAGGAAACGACTTTTCAACACCTTTTGCTGCTTTTGATAACAGGAGGAAGGAAACTGGACCGACAAGGACAGGGACGG
It encodes the following:
- the LOC107761542 gene encoding 5-methyltetrahydropteroyltriglutamate--homocysteine methyltransferase-like; its protein translation is MLTTAKKLSSVYMKQISLVFSKPSSSFISSSPFLSFGSSISIFTIPSTNPGGTQFLNLNFQFRTMASHVVGYPRMGPKRELKFALESFWDGKNSSEDLEKVAADLRSSIWKQMAEAGVKYIPSNTFSYYDQVLDTTAMLGAVPPRYSWNGSEIGFDVYFPMARGNASVPAMEMTKWFDTNYHYIVPELGPDVKFCYASHKAVNEYKEAKSLGVDTVPVLVGPVSFLLLSKAAKGVEKSFPLLSLIDKILPVYKEVITELKAAGASWIQFDEPTLVKDLDSHQLREFSHAYSELESSLSGLNVLIETYFADVPAEAFKTVTALKGVTALGFDLVRGSKTLDLIKSSFPSEKYLFAGVVDGRNIWANDLASSLSTLQALENIVGKDKLVVSTSCSLLHTAVDLVNETKLDEEIKSWLAFAAQKLVEVNALAKALAGQRDEAFFSANAAARTSRKSSPRVTNEAVQKAAASLKGSDHRRATNVSVRLEAQQKKLNLPVLPTTTIGSFPQTLELRKVRREYKANKISGEGYVKYITEEISKVVKLQEELDIDVLVHGEPERNDMVEYFGEQLSGFAFTANGWVQSYGSRCVKPPIIYGDVSRPKPMTVFWSSLAQSMSKRPMKGMLTGPVTILNWSFVRDDQPRFETCYQIALAIKDEVEDLEKAGINVIQIDEAALREGLPLRKSEEAFYLNWAVHSFRITNCGVQDTTQIHTHMCYSNFNDIIHSIIDMDADVITIENSRSDEKLLSVFREGVKYGAGIGPGVYDIHSPRIPSAEEIADRISKMLAVLDTNILWVNPDCGLKTRKYTEVNPALSNMVAAAKLLRAQLASTK